Proteins found in one Fusarium oxysporum Fo47 chromosome V, complete sequence genomic segment:
- a CDS encoding glycoside hydrolase, giving the protein MHFLYSLLATAGLAAAHGYVETGTIETQTYQFYNPYTDPYMNPVPKRISRPIPGNGPVEDVTSIDMQCNGYTAGGIKGSSPAALHADAKAGSTVNLKWTLWPDSHVGPVITYMARCPDSGCDSWQPGTQKVWFKIQEAGRDGTSNNWATSPLMKSGNSGVNYTIPECIKPGYYLVRHELIALHSASGYPGAQFYPGCHQLKVSGSGSTTPSNLVAFPGAYASTDPGVTYNPYQATTYKIPGPAVFKC; this is encoded by the exons ATGCACTTCCTCTACTCTCTTCTCGCCACTGCTGGCCTGGCTGCAGCCCACGGTTACGTAGAAACCGGGACAATTGAAACGCAGACCTATCAATTCTACAATCCTTACACTGATCCTTACATGAACCCTGTTCCTAAGCGTATATCCCGCCCAATTCCAGGCAACGGAcctgttgaggatgtcacATCCATCGATATGCAGTGCAACGGCTACACTGCTGGTGGTATCAAGGGAAGCTCACCTGCTGCTCTTCACGCCGATGCTAAGGCTGGGTCAACTGTCAACCTGAAGTGGACTCTCTGGCCTGACTCTCATGTTGGACCCGTCATTACTTATATGGCTCGTTGCCCCGATTCAGGTTGTGATAGTTGGCAGCCTGGTACCCAGAAGGTTTGGTTCAAGATTCAGGAGGCTGGACGTGATGGAACCAGCAACAACTGGGCTACC AGCCCTTTGATGAAGTCTGGTAACTCGGGTGTCAACTACACCATTCCTGAGTGCATCAAGCCTGGTTATTACCTTGTCCGCCATGAACTCATTGCTCTTCACTCCGCCTCAGGATATCCCGGAGCCCAGTTCTACCCTGGCTGCCATCAGCTCAAGGTCTCCGGCTCCGGTAGCACAACTCCTTCAAACCTTGTTGCTTTTCCCGGAGCATATGCCAGCACTGACCCTGGTGTTACCTACAACCCTTACCAGG CCACTACCTACAAGATCCCTGGACCTGCCGTGTTCAAGTGCTAA
- a CDS encoding JAB1/Mov34/MPN/PAD-1 ubiquitin protease-domain-containing protein yields the protein MEASALKAWELDNNVQLVDPKRDALYNFDADAQKAINNEKAWKQTPNYFKHVRISATALIKMTMHARSGGNLEVMGLMQGYTHQDTFIVTDAFRLPVEGTETRVNAQGEANEYLVEYLDLCRAQGRQENVVGWYHSHPGYGCWLSGIDVDTEAMQQKWQDPFLAVVIDPDRTINSGKVDIGAFRTYPEDHQAGNGTATSDGFQAVPLAKAAEFGAHASRYYSLEVSHFKSSLDSHLLELLWHKYWVQTLSQNPLITNRDYGNKQMLDLSSKIKEATTGITRSRAGQGMMGTSHKSSDKAVDKLAREASLIASKERSGLVANQVKASVFNDLGSKAEEPTS from the exons ATGGAGGCATCTGCTCTGAAGGCCTGGG AGTTGGACAACAATGTCCAGCTAGTCGACCCCAAACGCGACGCTCTCTACAACTTCGACGCCGATGCTCAGAAGGCCATAAACAACGAAAAGGCATGGAAGCAAACACCAAACTACTTCAAGCATGTGCGAATAAGCGCTACTGCTCTCATAAAAATGACCATGCACGCGCGATCCGGTGGCAACCTCGAGGTCATGGGCTTGATGCAAGGCTACACCCACCAGGACACATTTATCGTCACCGACGCATTCCGACTGCCCGTTGAAGGAACAGAGACTCGTGTCAACGCCCAAGGCGAAGCGAACGAATACCTTGTCGAGTATCTTGATCTATGTCGAGCGCAGGGTCGACAGGAGAACGTGGTGGGCTGGTACCACAGTCACCCAGGCTACGGATGCTGGCTGAGCGGTATCGATGTCGATACAGAGGCCATGCAGCAGAAGTGGCAGGACCCTTTCCTTGCCGTAGTTATCGACCCCGATCGTACTATCAACTCAGGCAAGGTCGACATCGGCGCTTTCAGAACATACCCAGAGGACCACCAGGCCGGTAATGGCACAGCCACCTCTGACGGCTTCCAAGCAGTGCCTCTCGCCAAGGCCGCAGAGTTTGGTGCTCATGCGAGCCGTTACTACAGTCTCGAAGTCTCCCATTTCAAGAGCTCTCTCGACTCGCATCTCCTCGAGCTCCTCTGGCACAAGTACTGGGTACAGACTCTCAGCCAGAACCCACTGATCACGAACCGCGACTATGGCAACAAACAGATGCTCGATTTGAGCTCTAAGATCAAGGAAGCGACAACAGGCATCACACGAAGCCGAGCTGGACAAGGCATGATGGGTACGAGTCATAAGAGCTCCGACAAGGCCGTGGACAAGCTGGCAAGGGAAGCCAGCCTCATTGCATCTAAGGAGAGGTCTGGCCTGGTGGCGAATCAGGTCAAGGCTAGCGTTTTCAACGACCTTGGATCGAAGGCTGAAGAACCAACATCGTGA